A stretch of Microscilla marina ATCC 23134 DNA encodes these proteins:
- the hppD gene encoding 4-hydroxyphenylpyruvate dioxygenase produces the protein MEQAHDFLPIIGTDHLEFYVGNAKQSAYFYQSAFGYQLVGYAGPETGVRDRASYVLKQGKVRLVLTTAMHPSSEVSEHVKKHGDGVKVLAIQVENAYQAYEETVKRGAKSAIEPHTLTDEYGEIKIAAIHTYGETIHKFVERTNYNGVFMPGYEPREGIKANPVGLKHVDHCVGNVELGEMDKWVKFYEDVMGFKLLLTFDDKDISTEYTALMSKVVSNGNGYIKFPINEPAEGRKKSQIEEYLDFYQGAGVQHIAVATDDILHTVGELRNRGVDFLHVPDNYYEDLEQRVGKVDEDMDDLRKLNILVDRDDEGYLLQIFTKPVEDRPTVFYEIIQRKGAKSFGKGNFKALFEAIEREQAVRGNL, from the coding sequence ATGGAACAAGCACACGATTTTTTGCCAATCATTGGTACCGATCACTTAGAGTTTTATGTAGGCAACGCCAAACAGTCAGCCTATTTCTATCAAAGTGCATTTGGCTACCAGTTAGTGGGGTATGCTGGTCCCGAAACCGGAGTACGTGACCGTGCATCTTATGTATTGAAACAAGGCAAAGTCCGCTTGGTATTGACTACAGCCATGCATCCCAGTTCGGAAGTGAGTGAACACGTAAAAAAACACGGAGATGGAGTAAAAGTGTTGGCTATTCAAGTAGAAAATGCCTACCAAGCGTATGAAGAAACCGTCAAAAGGGGCGCTAAGTCTGCCATTGAGCCGCATACTTTGACCGACGAATACGGCGAAATTAAAATAGCTGCCATTCATACTTACGGCGAAACTATTCATAAATTTGTGGAAAGAACCAACTATAATGGCGTTTTTATGCCTGGTTATGAACCACGCGAAGGGATCAAAGCCAATCCGGTAGGGTTAAAACACGTTGATCATTGTGTGGGCAACGTGGAGTTAGGCGAGATGGATAAGTGGGTGAAGTTTTACGAAGACGTAATGGGCTTTAAATTACTACTTACCTTTGACGACAAAGACATCTCTACTGAGTACACTGCCCTTATGTCTAAAGTAGTGTCTAATGGCAATGGATACATTAAATTTCCTATCAACGAGCCTGCTGAAGGACGTAAAAAATCTCAGATTGAAGAATACCTCGATTTTTATCAGGGAGCAGGTGTGCAACACATTGCGGTAGCCACCGATGATATTTTGCATACCGTAGGCGAGTTACGCAATCGTGGGGTAGACTTTTTGCACGTGCCCGACAACTATTATGAAGACCTGGAACAACGGGTAGGTAAAGTAGATGAGGATATGGATGATTTGCGTAAGCTCAATATTTTAGTAGACCGCGATGATGAGGGATACTTACTACAAATCTTTACCAAACCAGTAGAAGATCGTCCTACTGTATTCTATGAAATTATTCAGCGCAAAG